One Argentina anserina chromosome 6, drPotAnse1.1, whole genome shotgun sequence genomic window, TTACATGATAGTTCTTTATGATGACTTCTGCTGCAATCTCAGCTATAGTGACGAGACGATTCCTTGCTCTTCCTTTTATCAGGGTTAATTACCTTTCAAACCCACTGTGTATAATCACAATCATGATGTCATGCTTTTCaatcgtatatatatatgtttgaaaCCAGgagctttgttttttttctttatctttcCAACTCTATTCATtgctcatgttttttttttcttatatatatgtacaagtTAAAGAAAATGTCTTCTTTATGAATCAATGACGATCCTGCACTTTTATTTTCTCCATTGTTTACACTCATCTTCACACACAGGACAGGTCTACAAAAGAAAGAGATCCTTCTCAACTTGCCAAAATACAAACTCCTATTAACCTTATAGCTTATGGCCATTATACGATCCAACAGAACAACAATAACCAACATCATCTTATATTCACCTCCTTCACATCTTCCTTGGGCATCTCGCTTCTAGGAATGGTAACAGACAGCACCCCATCGCTCAGCGATGCATTTATCTCATCAACTTTAGCATCATCTGGCAGTGCAAAACTAGTGTGATAATAACCATAGCTACTTGAGGACCAATACTCATCGTCCTTCTGATCTCCCTCTTCTTCCTTGTGCTCACCCTTGATTGTCAAAACCCCATGATGAACACTGATCTTCACATCTTCCTTGGTCACATCTTCCTTGGTTAGTCCCGGCATATCAAACCGCAATTTGTAGTAGTCTTCTTGCTCCTTCACACGCCCGGATGCTGACCAGGGTGATATGTTTAGGTTCTCAAATAACCTGTTTATGTTCCCTGTTGCTTGCGCCAATGCTCTTTCAAGGCCTGGGAAGGAAAAAACAATAGACGAAGGCCCAAAAAGAATGGCTTGATCTCAGCAAATTACCATCATTAGGGACCAATTCCCTATAAGATTAAGCTAATCACTCTTGTCTGCTAGTAACATGCATATGGAACACGAATTACATATTCTAGAGTCCCTACATTTACTAGTTCAAACTATCCAAACTCATCACCTGTGTTTCCCTGATTCTAGAATGCAAAGTGCAAACTTGCTTTGAATGGAGAGTTGAAAAAATCTTTCGCAGGTTTTCGAAAACTTGGCTATCTTAGATATAAATGCTGCCTCCAAATCCTCCATCCCACTTGGCTAACATATGTACAAGACGATGTGAGGTTATATgaatttcaataaatttctTAACTTTTTCATTCATGGAACATGAATAACAGATTCTTGAGTTCCTACTTCCTACGTATATTAGTTTGATACATCCAAACAGACCAAACTCATCCCCATTAATCACTACCTGTGTCTATCCAAACTGCAAATAACTTGATTTTCTTTGATGAAGAGGTGTAACATTTTTGTAGGTTTTCACGATGCCTAACATACTCTCTTTGATCATCATCTCATGAGTCCTAATCCTCTTCCCCCACATAAAGATTTATACTAAGGCGTACCGTCCATGTGAGGTTATGTATATTTCTCAGATCAACAATCACAGAACAGAAAATCCAAGACATGCATGCAGGGAATAAGAGTCCATACCTGAAAGGGCAGGAACAAAGTCTCGATCACTATTGCTCCACAATCCCCTACTACGGCTCCAGTTGGGGAACAAGCTTCCCCTTCTACCTTTAGCTTCCGTTATGATAAGATCTTTGTCATCGGTTGTCTTCTCAGTCACCTTATCACCAGCCTCCGTAGCAAGCCACCTCCTTTCACAACCCAACAACGCAGAACTAGCCGCAGCCAGAGGAGAAGATGGAGAAAGCACCCTCTCCTGCAACGGCTTCTTCAAAGCCAAACGTGCCAAAGCCATTTCCAAAACTCGGTGCCTACGTAGCCAAACGAAGCTAATTAAAATTGAGGTGTTTCAGAGTCTTAACTTGCCTCTTAGCTCTGGTTGCTGGAGACATATATAGGTGGCGAAAGGAGGAAGTGACAGTGCTCTGTGTGTCGGACAGTTGTAGAAGATTTGTGAGGTTCTTCCGTGCCTCTTGATGCTTCTAAATTATCTCAAGAGTTTTCGTGAAACACAAGTTGAACATTTGGAATCCCACATCGGaaatcagaagaaaaaaacacaGTTTATATATAGGAGATTCCCGACGGTTAGAAAAGCGCCGGGTTTGATCACGTAAGCCTTGACCCATGTGGAGGCATTAAAGGCTCATGTTGAAAGGTTGTCGAGGTGGACAACCTCACGGCCCATCCAAGGGGCATAGTGGGCCCTTACCGTCGCGGCCCGTGACGGTGTGGCTGATTTGGATGATGAAAAGTGGAATGCACTTGCACGCACGCGTGGTTAGTAAGTTGTGATGTCCGGTCGTAATGGCCAGTAGAGTGAGTTCTTGGAAATAGCGTCGTTGGCTTATCAGAGCAGCGATGAAATAGTGGGTCCTAATCGCCCGGACCCTTCGGTGCTCCGTAGGCCCATTCTTGATCCCTGACTGCCTTCTTTTTCTGCCCTTGTTTCTATGGATGTTCTTTTTTGCATTGATTTTATGGATATTGTGCTTGTTACTTTTAAGTTTTAGAGATGCATGAGTAACTAAATTTACAGATTTTCGTAGTTTTAAAATTTGCTAAACATGGTTTATTTTGACGCGCGTATAACTTGTATGATGAAAACTTCAAATTTGATTAGACACTATATGTACTCCTAATAATATCGTAATTTCAAGAGAAAATTATAGTTAAACTCAATAATGGAGCACCTTTTTTAAATCTAAGCTCAcatctattttttctttcattctacacccaaaatcatttattattattaatttttatttttgtataagTCTAATTTACCATTCTAACATATAAAAGGttatattaaataattttcctaattttaggttttaaaaTCAATTTTGAATGTGAAGCTCGTCAATTGTATCCATAATTGTTTCATTGTATTTAATTCATACTGCTAACatcaatatgtatatatattcatcacaaatttcagttttgcaacttcttgttcttcttttatCAATTCCATTTTGCAAAATTTTGCaccaattattatttttcaagcAATAGGAGCTAGTCATATGAAGATTATATGAGAAATTCATATGAAGGTATATAAGGTACCAAACGATCTTGATTCAGTAAGTGTTTCTCATCATGAGGTATATATTGTTCTTGttgaattatcttttttttccttcttgttAGGTATATTGTCATATTAATTCATTGTAAGAGGTATTAAACAATATTCTGGACAAGAATCATAGGTATATACATACACTATAATATCTAATAAAGAGACATATTAAACTTCCCTTATATATTGTCTTCCTCAATAAAAGATAGATTTCTATAGATGAGACATATATATCTATGAACTAGGAATTCTACATGAACCTTTTACATAGATATGCTTCTCATTCTTAGGTTGTAATTAAAGAGATACCTACTCAATAGGTTAAACACTTAAAGTCCCACATACCTTTAATTTAGGTTATTTAATAGATGAATTAAACTTTAAAAAATCAGAGAAAGACTATGATATAACAAAGTTCTCCAAGTTAACAACCTGATCGAAATCTTAAATCACTAAAATATAAGTTGTACATTCATTATCTTAAGGTATTTGAATATAATCTATTGGTAATAATGATGAGTTCAAAAAGAAACTTGCAAAATCGTATTCAATCTATAAttaaggtaaaaaaaaattaattccaAAGTTGAATAATTAGTGTTAAATAGTGGTaatatgtaatttttgttaaaacgaAAGACAATTTAGTATCTTATTTGACAATATTTGAGTAAaaatttgtaataacccgaatttttagaaactaaatgtcgagtattttcaaagtgttaaacttgtgaaattaattcaagacgacaattggaggtttgcgacatttcgaaacgaaaacggaaacgttctcggatcatttaattagaaaacgtaacgttaccgcaacgtatagatcgacttttattccgtcgctcggttgcgaaaacttccttcacgaaagtcgtagagctcatcgatacaaattcgtggacacgtcatgcgttcgaatcggacgtcggacgcgaaagttattaatgtcggaagttcgtttccgatttggaaaatggtataaaaggaaaaattgaagggttagggtttccattttcagaaacccttcaccccgcctccctttcccattttctctctcttctctctcgttctttctccctctcacccgagCTCTCCCCCTCTCTCGGCTTCCACCttcgatctccctcctccgagggaggtgttcctcaccgccggctccATGGCACTCAGCAGCTCGACGCGACGTCCCACCGATCATGGCACAAGCTCCAGCGTCGCCGTGAAGCATCATCGAACCACACCGAGCCCAGCAACGACGGGTTCCAGTTTTCCGCCGTTCGAGCAGCCCTCCGCCGACGCGAGCACACGATCCACGCCTCTCTCTTCCCTCCAACGCCGTAGATGAGCTATCACTATGCAACTCGAGCCGAGGCAAGCCCCCCTTGAGGGATCGAGCTCCACCGACGATCCATCCCTCTCCGACGAGTTCCAACAGCTCCACTATACGATATAGGTAAGAATGGAAGTGATTGTtgtttgtgtgtgattgtggGATTGAAATTTGTTGGATTTGGGTTGATTTTGTGGAATCGGAGGATTGATGAACACCGCCGCTTTAGGCAGCGCGTGTGGAGGCGTTGAGGTGGCTAAGCACGGCGTGATGCCGTGGGGaggtagaggaggaagagaggagaagtttgggggtggcggtggcgtcatacgcgccgtggttggcgtcggcgcgtgtgccccacgcgctgccacagtgcgGTCACcggtgagtggcgcgtgtaacccatgcgccgccacgtgctgcggcgcgtgaacagtgattccgagaagggtaattttgtaatttattttcacgtacggtaaatgtaaaaaggtgaattacatacggtaaatgtaaattttatttacattaggtaaatgtaaatttaaattacttttagtaaaagtaaaaagtaattttggaagggtaatactgtaattattatttaatgagacagtacgtacatttgaatagtatttatacgtacagaaatacgtaaacaatatgtactcgtacatcgATACGTATtgaatgtgtatttgtacattaatacataaatagtaaatacgtgaatagtaaccgtgaacagtaacactgaatagtgacagtgaacagtaaattcgtaaaaccgaaaattgcttaacagtaaccgattattactgtttcggcatttaaaggtttacgaaacgtttctaaattcttttcttatcttttcaaggtgatcgataaatcaaggaaaggaattatcttcggaaattgtggaattacgctcgagtcgataaggtgagtaa contains:
- the LOC126800113 gene encoding 26.5 kDa heat shock protein, mitochondrial; the encoded protein is MALARLALKKPLQERVLSPSSPLAAASSALLGCERRWLATEAGDKVTEKTTDDKDLIITEAKGRRGSLFPNWSRSRGLWSNSDRDFVPALSGLERALAQATGNINRLFENLNISPWSASGRVKEQEDYYKLRFDMPGLTKEDVTKEDVKISVHHGVLTIKGEHKEEEGDQKDDEYWSSSSYGYYHTSFALPDDAKVDEINASLSDGVLSVTIPRSEMPKEDVKEVNIR